One genomic window of Glycine max cultivar Williams 82 chromosome 16, Glycine_max_v4.0, whole genome shotgun sequence includes the following:
- the LOC102664846 gene encoding stamen-specific protein FIL1 has product MAAATKSLLSLILLLVVSHETQMAMTQSSTCSSQLSDLNVCAPFVVPGVNTNPNATCCNALQAVDRDCLCNTIRIASQLASQCQIPSLSCGAN; this is encoded by the exons atgGCTGCAGCAACAAAGTCTCTCCTCTCTTTAATTCTTCTCTTGGTTGTGTCACATGAGACACAAATGGCCATGACACAGAGCAGCACCTGCTCAAGCCAGCTGAGTGACCTCAATGTTTGTGCACCATTTGTGGTGCCTGGTGTCAACACAAACCCTAATGCTACATGCTGCAATGCCCTTCAAGCTGTGGACCGTGACTGCCTTTGCAACACCATTAGGATTGCTTCTCAACTCGCTTCTCAGTGTCAAATTCCATCCCTTAGCTGTG GTGCAAATTAG
- the LOC100814235 gene encoding probable methyltransferase PMT16: protein MLNADSTSPYHPTAKPSKPTTTFFKKTNLYTLLAFLCIVSYLLGAYQGTTTKTTITTTTTTPCPQNPTLTTTTHLLDFSSHHNSTNLNPSTSTTLHFPPCHVSLSEYTPCEDHARSLQYSRRRMVYRERHCPRNNEVLKCRVPAPHGYRNPFPWPASRDVAWYANVPHRELTVEKAVQNWIRYDGDRFHFPGGGTMFPDGADKYIDDIADLVNLRDGTVRTAVDTGCGVASWGAYLLSRDIITVSIAPRDTHEAQVQFALERGVPALIGVLASKRLPFPSRAFDMAHCSRCLIPWAEYDGLYLNEIDRILRPGGYWILSGPPIRWKKHWKGWERTKEDLNKEQTKIENAAKSLCWNKLVEKDDIAIWQKAKNHLDCKSNRKLTQNRPFCKAQNNPDKAWYTDMQTCLSPMPEVSSKEETAGGALKKWPERLKATPPRISRGTIKGVNPETFSKDNELWKKRVAYYKKANNQLGKAGRYRNLLDMNAYLGGFAAALVDLPVWVMNVVPVQAKVDTLGAIYERGLIGTYHNWCEAMSTYPRTYDLIHADSLFSLYNDRCELEDILLEMDRILRPEGSVIIRDDVDILVKVKSIVNGMDWDSQIVDHEDGPLEREKLLFAVKNYWTAPAASDKNS, encoded by the exons atgctCAACGCCGATTCCACTTCGCCTTACCACCCCACAGCCAAACCCTCCAAACCCACCACCACCTTCTTCAAAAAAACCAATCTTTACACCCTCCTGGCTTTTCTCTGCATCGTCTCCTACCTCCTCGGTGCATACCAAGGAACCACCAccaaaacaacaataacaacaacaacaacaacaccatGCCCTCAAAACCCAACCTTAACAACCACTACTCACTTATTAGACTTTTCATCTCATCACAACTCCACAAACCTCAATCCTTCAACTTCGACCACCCTCCATTTCCCTCCTTGCCACGTGTCGCTCAGCGAGTACACCCCCTGCGAGGACCACGCGCGCTCCCTCCAATACTCGCGCAGAAGAATGGTCTACCGCGAGCGACACTGTCCGAGGAACAACGAGGTTCTGAAATGCCGTGTCCCCGCGCCGCACGGCTACCGGAACCCCTTCCCCTGGCCGGCGAGCCGCGACGTGGCGTGGTACGCCAACGTGCCCCACCGCGAGCTCACGGTGGAGAAGGCCGTCCAGAACTGGATCCGCTACGACGGCGACAGGTTCCACTTCCCCGGAGGCGGCACCATGTTCCCCGACGGAGCCGATAAGTACATCGACGACATTGCCGACCTCGTCAACCTCCGTGACGGCACGGTCAGAACCGCCGTGGACACTGGCTGTGGG GTTGCTAGTTGGGGAGCCTATCTTCTGTCACGTGACATCATAACAGTGTCAATTGCACCAAGGGACACCCACGAAGCACAAGTTCAGTTTgctcttgaaagaggagttccTGCATTAATTGGGGTCCTAGCATCAAAGAGGTTGCCTTTCCCTTCTAGAGCTTTTGACATGGCACACTGCTCTCGATGCCTCATTCCTTGGGCTGAATATG ATGGGCTTTATCTGAATGAAATTGATCGAATTCTACGCCCTGGTGGGTATTGGATTCTATCTGGGCCACCAATCCGGTGGAAGAAACATTGGAAAGGATGGGAAAGAACAAAGGAGGATTTGAATAAAGAGCAGACCAAAATTGAGAATGCAGCTAAAAGCCTGTGCTGGAACAAGCTAGTGGAGAAGGATGATATAGCCATTTGGCAGAAAGCCAAAAACCATTTGGATTGCAAATCCAATCGTAAGCTCACTCAAAACAGACCTTTCTGCAAGGCACAAAATAACCCTGACAAGGCCTG GTACACAGATATGCAAACATGTTTGAGTCCTATGCCTGAAGTGTCCAGCAAAGAAGAAACTGCAGGCGGGGCATTGAAAAAATGGCCTGAAAGACTAAAAGCCACCCCACCAAGGATTTCTCGGGGGACCATAAAGGGTGTGAATCCCGAAACTTTCTCAAAAGATAATgaactgtggaagaaaagggtaGCATATTATAAGAAGGCTAATAATCAACTAGGAAAAGCTGGGAGATACCGCAACCTTTTAGACATGAATGCTTACTTGGGTGGATTTGCTGCTGCACTTGTAGATTTACCTGTTTGGGTGATGAATGTGGTTCCTGTCCAGGCTAAGGTTGACACACTTGGTGCAATTTATGAAAGGGGGTTGATTGGAACATACCATAATTG GTGTGAAGCAATGTCTACTTATCCTAGAACTTATGACTTAATTCATGCTGATTCACTGTTCAGCCTCTACAATGACAG ATGTGAATTGGAAGACATTTTGTTAGAGATGGATAGGATTCTTAGACCTGAAGGAAGTGTGATCATCAGAGATGATGTTGATATATTGGTAAAGGTAAAAAGTATAGTCAATGGCATGGATTGGGACAGTCAAATTGTGGACCATGAAGATGGGCCTCTTGAAAGGGAGAAACTTTTATTTGCTGTGAAGAATTATTGGACAGCTCCAGCCGCTTCCGACAAGAATAGTTAA